One genomic segment of Christensenellaceae bacterium 44-20 includes these proteins:
- a CDS encoding iron-sulfur cluster assembly scaffold protein — protein MQYSKEVEEMVCVQRGPHHGPAPIPEEGKWVLAKEIKDISGLTHGIGWCAPQQGACKLTLNVKDGVIEEALVETIGCSGMTHSAAMAAEVLTGKTILEALNTDLVCDAINTAMRELFLQIVYGRSQTAFSENGLPVGAGLEDLGKGLRSQVGTMYGTKAKGVRYLEMAEGYCLEMGLDENGEVIGYKFVHLGKMMEAIRKGMDPKEAYEKNINTYGRYDEAVKYVDPRKE, from the coding sequence ATGCAATATTCCAAAGAAGTGGAAGAAATGGTATGCGTGCAAAGAGGCCCGCATCACGGCCCCGCTCCCATCCCGGAAGAGGGCAAATGGGTTCTGGCCAAAGAGATTAAGGATATTTCCGGCTTGACGCACGGCATTGGCTGGTGCGCGCCCCAGCAGGGCGCCTGCAAGCTGACGCTCAACGTCAAAGACGGCGTCATTGAAGAGGCGCTGGTCGAGACCATCGGCTGCTCGGGCATGACGCACTCTGCCGCCATGGCCGCAGAAGTGCTCACGGGCAAGACCATCCTGGAAGCGCTGAATACCGACCTGGTATGCGACGCCATCAACACCGCCATGAGAGAGCTTTTCCTGCAGATCGTCTACGGCAGAAGCCAGACGGCTTTCTCCGAGAACGGCCTGCCCGTCGGCGCTGGCCTGGAAGACCTGGGCAAGGGCCTGCGCAGCCAGGTCGGCACCATGTACGGCACCAAGGCCAAGGGCGTCCGCTATCTGGAAATGGCCGAGGGCTACTGCCTGGAGATGGGCCTGGATGAGAACGGCGAAGTCATCGGCTATAAGTTCGTGCACCTCGGCAAGATGATGGAAGCCATCCGCAAGGGCATGGATCCCAAAGAGGCATATGAGAAAAACATCAATACTTACGGCCGCTATGATGAAGCCGTCAAGTATGTCGATCCGAGAAAGGAATAA
- a CDS encoding GGGtGRT protein, giving the protein MVQFEGYDRRIKKIEKCMAEYGFSSLEDVQAYTLEKGVDVSAIVRSIQPIAFENAVWAYTLGAAIAMKKGCKKAADAAEAIGIGLQAFCIPGSVADQRAVGLGHGNLAAMLLREETNCFCFLAGHESFAAAEGAIGIARTANKVRKNPLRVILNGLGKDAAQIISRINGFTHVETEYDFYTGELKTVFEKAYSKGERAAVKCYGANDVLEGVAIMKAEGVDVSITGNSTNPTRFQHPVAGTYKKWAVENGKKYFSVASGGGTGRTLHPDNMAAGPASYGLTDTMGRMHSDAQFAGSSSVPAHVEMMGLIGMGNNPMVGASVAVAVAVEEASK; this is encoded by the coding sequence ATGGTACAATTCGAAGGTTACGATAGAAGAATAAAAAAGATTGAGAAGTGCATGGCAGAATACGGCTTCTCCTCCCTGGAGGACGTTCAGGCCTATACGCTGGAGAAGGGCGTAGACGTCAGCGCGATCGTCCGCTCGATTCAGCCCATCGCATTCGAGAACGCCGTCTGGGCCTATACCCTGGGCGCCGCCATCGCGATGAAAAAAGGCTGCAAGAAGGCCGCGGATGCCGCTGAGGCAATCGGCATTGGCCTGCAGGCGTTCTGCATTCCCGGCTCTGTCGCAGATCAGCGCGCCGTCGGCCTGGGCCACGGCAACCTGGCAGCCATGCTGCTGCGCGAGGAGACCAACTGCTTCTGCTTCCTGGCCGGCCATGAATCCTTCGCGGCTGCGGAAGGCGCAATCGGCATTGCCAGAACGGCGAACAAAGTCCGCAAAAACCCGCTGCGCGTTATCTTAAACGGCCTGGGCAAAGACGCGGCACAGATCATCTCCCGCATCAACGGTTTCACGCACGTCGAGACGGAATATGATTTCTACACCGGCGAGCTCAAGACCGTCTTTGAGAAGGCATATTCCAAGGGCGAGCGCGCGGCTGTCAAGTGCTACGGCGCCAACGACGTTCTGGAGGGCGTTGCCATCATGAAGGCAGAGGGCGTAGACGTCTCCATCACGGGCAACTCCACCAACCCCACCCGCTTCCAGCACCCTGTTGCCGGAACGTATAAGAAGTGGGCTGTGGAGAACGGCAAGAAATACTTCTCCGTCGCTTCGGGCGGCGGCACGGGCAGAACCCTGCACCCGGACAACATGGCAGCAGGCCCCGCTTCCTATGGCCTGACGGACACCATGGGCAGAATGCACAGCGACGCGCAGTTCGCGGGCAGCTCCTCTGTTCCGGCGCACGTCGAGATG